One genomic window of Arvicanthis niloticus isolate mArvNil1 chromosome 24, mArvNil1.pat.X, whole genome shotgun sequence includes the following:
- the Cmklr1 gene encoding chemerin-like receptor 1 — protein MEHEAYNDSSIYDDEYSDGFGYIMDMEEVVPQEAKVAPVFLVVIYSLVCFLGILGNGLVIIIATFKMKKTVNTVWFVNLAVADFLFNVFLPIHITYAAKDYHWVFGKAMCKISNFLLSHNMYTSVFLLTVISFDRCISVLLPVWSQNHRSVRLAYMTCAAVWVLAFFLSSPSLVFRDTTDVQGKITCFNNFSLAAAESSPHPTHSRIVSAGYSRHAAVTITRFLCGFLIPVFVITACYLTIVFKLQRNRLAKTKKPFKIIVTIIITFFLCWCPYHTLYLLELHHTAVPSSVFSLGLPLATAIAIANSCMNPILYVFMGHDFKKFKVALFSRLVNALSEDTGPSSYPSHRSFTKMSSFNEKASVNEKISTL, from the coding sequence ATGGAGCACGAGGCTTACAATGACTCCAGCATCTACGATGATGAATACTCTGATGGCTTTGGCTACATTATGGACATGGAGGAGGTGGTTCCGCAGGAGGCCAAGGTGGCCCCGGTCTTCCTGGTGGTGATCTACAGTCTGGTGTGCTTCCTCGGGATCCTAGGCAACGGCCTGGTGATTATCATCGCCACCTTCAAGATGAAGAAGACGGTGAACACCGTGTGGTTTGTCAACCTGGCAGTGGCCGACTTCCTGTTCAACGTCTTCTTGCCGATCCACATCACCTACGCCGCTAAGGACTACCACTGGGTGTTCGGGAAGGCCATGTGCAAGATTAGTAACTTTTTGCTCAGCCACAACATGTACACCAGCGTCTTCCTGCTGACCGTCATCAGCTTCGACCGCTGCATCTCCGTGCTGCTTCCGGTCTGGTCCCAGAACCACCGCAGCGTCCGTCTGGCCTACATGACCTGCGCGGCCGTCTGGGTCCTGGCTTTCTTCTTGAGTTCCCCATCTCTTGTCTTTCGGGACACAACCGACGTGCAGGGGAAGATAACCTGCTTCAACAACTTCAGCTTGGCCGCGGCTGAGTCTTCCCCACATCCCACCCACTCGAGAATAGTTTCTGCGGGGTACAGCAGACACGCGGCGGTCACCATCACCCGCTTCCTCTGCGGCTTCCTGATCCCCGTCTTCGTCATCACAGCCTGTTACCTCACCATCGTCTTCAAGCTGCAGCGCAACCGCCTGGCCAAGACCAAGAAGCCCTTCAAGATCatcgtcaccatcatcatcaccttcTTCCTCTGCTGGTGCCCCTACCACACCCTCTACCTGCTGGAGCTCCACCACACAGCCGTGCCCAGCTCTGTCTTCAGCCTGGGACTGCCTCTGGCCACCGCCATTGCCATCGCCAACAGCTGCATGAACCCCATTCTGTATGTCTTCATGGGCCACGACTTCAAAAAATTCAAGGTGGCCCTTTTCTCCCGCCTGGTCAACGCACTGAGTGAGGACACGGGACCCTCCTCCTACCCCAGTCACAGGAGCTTCACCAAGATGTCCTCGTTCAATGAGAAGGCTTCGGTGAATGAGAAGATCAGTACCCTCTGA